The Thermanaeromonas sp. C210 genome segment TGCCTATCTTTACTCCAGCCTGGGCGGAAGGTTTCCGGAAGAAACCCCCATCCAGTACGCCCCGCGGCTCCTGGGGAGATTCCTGGGTACCCTGTTAAACCTCCTTTTCCTCTGGTACGCCCTGCACCTGGCGGCCCTGTTGTTGCTCGACTTCAGCGAACTATATGTTGTGGCCATTATGGTTAGCACCCCCCTGCCGGTTTTTGTGGGCATCATGGCCGGCCTGGGGGCTTGGGCAGTCCGCGCCGGCCTCGAGGCCCTGGGCCGCCTCGCCGAACTGGTAACCCCTTTCCTTATCATAAGCATTATCCTCCTGGGCTTACTGACCCTGATCACCCCGGGGTTACCCCGCTGGGAAAACCTCCGGCCCATTATGGCCGAAGGGCCCCTCCCTCCGCTCCGGGGGGTGCTGCCCTCTTTTGCCTTCCCCTTCGGGGAGACCGTCTTCTTCCTAATGGTTTTTCCGTTCCTCATCAGTCCCGGCAAGGGCCACCGCCCCTTCGTTCTGGCCGTGATTCTAATTAACCTTCTCCTCGCCACGGTCCTCGTGCGCAACATCATCGTTTTAGGTCCGGCGGAAGCTGCCAGGAACAGTTTCCCCAGCCTGACCGCCATACAGCTTATTAATGTAGGTGATATTCTGCAGCGCGTGGACCCCCTAGGTATTTTCATTTGGACCTTTGGCGTCTTTCTAAAATTCAGTACGGTTTTCTACGTCTTCACCTTGGGCACCGCCCAGCTTTGCAACCTCCAGGACTACCGTCCCCTTGTGTTGCCCACCGCCCTCCTGCTGACCTTTTTGGCCCCCACAATCCATGAGAACCTGCCCCAGCTGATCCGCTTTGCTTCCCGCACCTGGCCCTTTTACTTTTTCCCGGCCTACTTCCTGTACCCTGTGGCGTTAATGGCAGCAGCCAAGATCCGCCGCATTAAAGGCTAAGGCTACCAATGGCTGCCGTACCAGCAAGGGTGTCCTTTAATTCGCGCATCGGTGTTAAAATAGAAGGGGAAACAGCCGTGGGGGGCGGGTGAATTGCTTCCCTGGAGACAGGAACCTTTACCCTATGGGTTTTTTGCCCGGGATACGAAGATTGTAGCGCAGGAATTGCTGGGAACCTACATGGCCCACTTTTCTCCGGAAGGCCTGACGGTGGGGCGGGTGGTGGAAACCGAGGCATACCTGGGCCGGGATGACCCTGCCTGCCATTCGGCCCGCGGCCCTACCGAGCGCAACGCCGTCATGTTCGGTCCCGCGGGTTTTCTCTACGTCTATTTAATATACGGTATGTACTACTGCGTAAATGTAACTACGGACAGAGCCGAAGTCCCGGCAGCCGTGCTTTTGAGGGCCCTGGAGCCGGTGGCCGGCGTGGAACTCATGAGGCGAAGGCGGAGCACTTCCCATGACCGGCAACTGTGCAGCGGACCCGGCAGGCTAGCCCGGGCCATGGGCATCGACCGGAACCTCAACGGTGAGAGTGTAGTGGAGGGCGCAGTCCGCTTTTACCCTCCTTTACCCGGCGAGGCCCGGCCGGATATTGTAACCGCACCTCGCATAGGCATCAGGGAGGCTGCGGACTGGCCCCTGAGGTTTTACTTCAAGGATAATCCCTATGTGTCCCGCCGGTGAATTCCCTTGGCCGCGGCCGCCTTTCCTGTACGCCCACCATCCCCACGAGTATCAGGGCACACCCCAGTATTTGCCTGGGGCCCAGGATCTCACCCCCGAAGAGGCAGGCGATGACGGCTCCGAAAACCGGCTCGGTGGCCAGGATAACGGCCGTGGCCGAAGCCGATAGGTAGCGCTGGGCCCTGACCTGGATGAGGTAGGCCGCCGAGGTGGCCAGGACGGCCGTCACCACCAGGGCCTCAACGACCCTGGCCGACCAGACGACCCGGGACGGTTCCCAGGGCAGGAAGGAGGCACTCAAGAGGCTTACGGTGACCAGCTGGATCAAGGCCAGCTCCGTGGAGCCGTGGAGACGGGTGACCCTGTCGATGAACACTACATGGCCGGCAAAACAGAGAGCACACAGAAAGACCAGCCAGTCGCCGTAGGATAGGGCCAGGGAACCTTCGAGGGACAGCAACCCCAGCCCGGCGGCCGCCAGGGTGGTGGCAACCACTATCCTGATAGGAGGCGCTTTTCTCTTTATGGCGGCCTCCATGAGGGGTACCATGACCACCGACAGGCCGGTAATGAAGGCCGCTTTGGAGGCAGAGGTGTATTGGAGGCCCACCGTTTGGAAGGCGTACCCGCCGAAGAGGAAGAGGCCGGCCGCGCAGCCGTGAAGAAGGGCCCTTCGGTTCCGAAACAGCCGGGCCTTCCGGGCCCAGGGCAGCAGAGAAATCCAGGCGGCCATAAAGCGGTAAAAAAGAAAGTGGAAGGGGAGTATGTCCTGGAGGGCTTCCCGCACGAAATAAAAGGTTGCGCCCCAGACCGCGGCAACACTCAACAGCCCCAAAGCTGCAACAAGTTCCTTACCCACCCGAACCACCAAACTTGATTTTCCCACGAGCAACACTGCCTGTCAATGAAATTTCCTTCCCCGGCAGGAGTTCTGCCCCTTTTGGCGAATATCACTGTCGTTTGGGGTTTACGCAGTAAGCCTACCAAAGGAGGAGGTCGGAAAGTGAAGACATCTTTTAGGACTTTACTCTTTTTAGCCGTCGCCCTACTGCTGGCCGTGACGGCCGCTGGGTGCGGGGGCTCCACCTCAGGCCAATCGGAGCAACAACCTAGCAGTGCAGGAGAGGGCGCATCGAAGCCCAAATACGTGGTGGCCACGGAAGCCTCCTTCGCTCCCTTCGAATTCCGGGATCAGAATAGCGGCGAATTCGTGGGATTCGACATCGAGCTTTTGAAGGCTGTGGCGGAAGTGCAGGGTTTCGAAGTAGAGTTCAAGGACATGGGCTTTGACGGGATTATTACGGCGGTGACCACCGGAAATGTGGATATGGCCATCTCGGCCATCAGCATTGATGACGACCGCCGGCAGCAGGTAGATTTCTCCCTGCCCTATTACCAGTCCGGCCTCTGCGTCGCCGTCCGGTCGGACAACGACACCATCAAAGGTTTCGCCGATCTTAAGGGCAAGAGGATAGCCGCCCAGATCGGTACCACCGGGGCCAAGTACGCCAAGAACAACATAGAGGGTGCGCAGGTAACCGAATATAACACGGTTAACGATGCCTTTATGGAGTTGATCAACGGCGGCGTGGATGCCTTTGTGAACGATTATCCCGTTTCCGTCTACTTTATCCAGCAAGGTAACAACAAGGAAAAGGTAAAGATCGTGGGGGACCTGGCCAACAGCGAGTTATACGGCATTGCTATCCCCAAAGGGAATACCGAGCTCCTGGAAAAAATTAATGAGGGCCTCAGGAAACTCAAGGAGAGCGGGAAGTTCGACGAGATTTATCAACGGTGGTTCGGGGAGGCACCGCCCGAATTTCTGCCTGGAGAACCGCCCAAGTAAATCAAAAAATGGCGCTTTCCATCGGTTAAGTTTATGGTAGTATATAATGCGTAGTGGCCGGTCAGGCCGGTGCTACGCATATTTTATGTCCTACGGGCGAGGTGGCACTTTTGAATCTGATCCTCAATTCCTTTCCCTATCTCCTCGGGGGAGCCCTGGAGACGATAAAACTGGCCTTTTTGGCCGTATTAGTAGGATGTATACTAGGTCTCATAGTAGGGCTGGGGCGCCTGTCGAGGCAGAAGATCATCCGTTCCCTGGCTACCTGTTATGTTGATTTCCTGCGCGGCACACCCCTTTTGGTGCAGGTCTTTATTGTCTACTTCGGCTTCCCCCAGATTTTGGAGCAGCTGGGCTCTCCCGTAACCCGGATCCCCCCCTTTTGGGCCGCCCTCATCGCTTTCAGTCTAAACAGCGGGGCCTATGTGGCGGAGATCTTCCGGGCCGGCATCCAGTCCATTCACCGGGGGCAAATGGAGGCCGCCCGGAGCCTGGGCATGACCCACGGCCAGGCCATGCGGTATGTTATTCTACCCCAGGCCTTCAGGCGGGTTATCCCTCCCCTGGGTAACGAATTCATTGCCCTCCTCAAGGACACCTCGTTGCTCTCGGTCATCGGCATTACGGAGCTGACCCGGCGGGGACAGATCATCATAGCCAGCACCTTCAGGCCCTTTGAAATCTGGTTCACGGTAGCTCTGATCTACTTAGTCCTGACCTTCTCCATTTCGCGCCTGGTAGATTTCCTGGAAAGGAGGTTGGACGTCACCGATGATAAGGGTTAGGGGGTTAAGAAAGCGCTTCGGCCGCCTGGAGGTTTTGCGGGGTATCGATTGCGACGTTGCCCCGGGAGAAGTGGTGGTAATCATCGGCCCCAGCGGGTCGGGCAAGAGCACCTTCCTCCGCTGTCTCAATATGCTGGAAGAACCTACGGAGGGCTCTATCATTATCGACGGGACAGAGCTTACCAGCCCGTCCACGAACCTCAACCTGGTCCGGCAGAAGGTAGGTATGGTGTTTCAGAGCTTCAACCTGTTTCCCCATAAGAATGTGTTGGAGAATATTGCCTTAGCTCCCATAGTGGTGAAAAGGCTGGACCGGGAAAGGGCGGAAGAGCTGGCTTACGAGCTCCTGCGCAAAGTGGGACTAGAAGATAAGGCCAGGGCGTACCCGGATCAGCTTTCCGGCGGCCAGCAGCAGCGGGTGGCCATCGCCCGGGCCCTGGCCATGCAGCCTGCCGTTATGCTTTTCGATGAGCCGACCTCGGCCCTGGATCCGGAGATGGTGGGAGAGGTGCTGGAAGTGATGCGGGACCTGGCCCGAGATGGGATGACCATGATGGTAGTAACCCACGAGATGGGCTTTGCCCGCGAAGTGGGTCACCGGGTAATGTTCATGGACGAAGGCAGGATCGTGGAAGAGGGCCCCCCGGATAAGGTTTTCAACCGGCCGGAAAATCCCCGGACCCAGGCCTTTTTAAGTAAGATCCTTTAACCTGCACCCGTGGAGGGGTCTGGCGCATCCCCGCTTTTTGCCTGGGCGTGATTTGGCCCTCGCTCGCTCCCTGAGCCTTGCAGACCAAACAAGCGCTCAATTTTCGGCCTCCGGCGGGGTTTCCGGCTCATTCGGCTTCCGTGCCTCAGGACCGGCCTCGGCCGTCCATGGCCTCGGCCCCGCCTCCGTCCTCAATTTCGCAAAAGATTATCTTTCGCTCAGCTCAAGTCGCTCGCTTACGAGCTAAATCACCCTCATCAAACCAGGGGATACGTCAGGGGAAAGGTCCCTTGCGCTTCAGCAGGGCAGACGGGCAAAGGCCGCCCCCCCCCTATTGCGAAAAGGAAAAGGCCGTAGCCGGAGGATAATTCCGGAGCTACAGCGAAGGTGTAGTCTTTTTCACTCGTATTGGATGCCCGGCCGCTAGGAGACGCCATCTCCGCGGTCCTGAAGATGTATACCCTCTCCTGCAGCCTTCGTAGGCGCTAGAAATCGCCCAGTTTCCGGGGATAGGCGGCGAAGAGCTCCCTGGCTTCTTCCAGGGTGGTGTCCGGAGCAGGCAAAACCAGGTCGGATTCTACCAGCTCCGTATCCTCTACTTTGGTGCCCCGGTCGCGGATTAATGTCAGCACCTCGCAGAAACGGCGGTTGAAACCTTCTTCGTCGTTGTTGGCAATAGCCTCCAGCAGCTCGTCGTCTAATTTGTCCAGTTCGCTAAGGGCCTCATTTTTCAGCCGGTACTGGCCTTCGGTGAGGATGCGGATAATCACTCCTTCCTCACCTCCTTCTTTAGCCGGGCCAGTTCTTCCCGGACTTTACTCGCCGCGGAAACACGACGGAGCTCTGCTTCCAGGGGGTCGGCGCTTTCCAGGGCATCGTCCAGGACTCCTCTGGCCACCAGTTCATCAATGGCCTGTGCCCGCGCCCGCATCTTCTCGGTCTTTTCTTCCGCCCGCTGGATGGCCAGGGAAACGTCGGCCAGTTCTTCCGATAGGCCGGTGGCTGCCTCGCTGATCTTTACCTGGGCCTGGGCCGCCGAGTACTGGGCTTTGATGACTTCTTTCTTGGTGCGGAAGGCTTCCACCTTGGCCCGCAATCTCGCCTCGACCGTGGCCAGCTTTTCCTGTTCCTGCTCCAGCCCCTTAATCTGCTCTTCCAATCCCTCCAGCTGAGCGGCCAGCACTTGCTTGCGCTCCAGGGCGGCGGTGGCCAGATCTTCCCTTCCCAGCTGTAACGCCTCCTTGGCCTGCCCCTCGAGCCGCCCCATATTTTCCTTTAGGCGCACCACCTGCAGTTCCAGGCGCTTCTTAGAGGCCACCACATCGGCCAAGTTGCGCTTCACCTTCTGCAAGAGCTCCAGCTGGCGCTGGTATGAATATTCCAGGGTTTCGTGGGGGTCTTCGGCTGCATCCAGGATCTTGTTAAGCTTGGCCTTAAAAATGGTGGACATGCGGGATAGGATACCCATTATTTTTTCACGCTCCTCGTTACAGGTTACCGGACCTTAAACAGGGTTGTTCCATAAAGGGTACCACCGGCTCAAATCTTTCTCCAGGGGAAGTTCCTTTTCCAGAAGGGCGAAAAGCCGCATCTCGCCTGCGGTATCCCGCTCCTTCCCCTTATGATCTACGGGAATAAAGGGATAAAAGGAGCCCCGTTTGTAATTAAAGATAAGGTAGAGGACGGGAGTGGTAGTTTCCCTTTGCTCGAGGCGAAAGACGGCGGCCAAGAGCCGATCGCCGTATCCCTGTTCCACCAGGGTCTGCCCGGCCATGTGGGTTAAGGCCACCAGGTCCTCCCAGTCCCGGTCGTGAAACACAAACCAGGTGTAACCGTACTCGTCACCCTCTACCTGCACCCGGCTGCCCAGCTCCTGGGACGCCAGCCCCACCAGATCCCGGGCCTCTTGAGCGGCGGCAGCAAAAGCGCTATCCTCGGCAGGCCGCAATACTAAACCGGCCCTGCCCGCCGGTATCCACCCTGACATGGCTTCCAGGGTAAGCCGGGCGGTACTCAGGGTAAAGAGGGGCTCGGTTCGGGCCGAAGGCACGCGGCTGCGGCCCAGCAAAACATCCCATAAGCCCATGTTAGCGCCCCTCCATTTCCCTTTCCAGCCGCCGCAGGTATTCCAGCCTCCGTTCCAGGGAAGGGTGGGTGGAAAACAGCTCCATCAGGCTTTCCCCCCTCAAGGCGGGGACGATGAAAAAGGCGTTGAGGGCTTCGGCCTGGCGCAAGTCCCGGGTGGGAATGCGCTGCATCACGCCGCTAATCTTCACCAGGGCGGAGGCCAGCTGGCCGGGGGCTCCCGTCAGCAAAGCCGAACCCCGGTCGGCGGCGAACTCCCGGTAACGGGAAAGGGCGTTGATGAGGAAGTAGCTGATAATCCAGACCACCAGGGATACCAGGTACACCACTGCGGCCGCCCCGCGTCCCTCGCGACCCTCCCGGTCACCATACCCCCATCCCCAGTAGTAGAAGTGCTGGACCAAAAAAGAGGCCACGGTGGCAAAGAAGCTGGCGAGGGTCATGACCGCGACATCCCGGTGGCGGATGTGGCTCAGTTCGTGGGCCAGGACTGCTTCCACCTCAGGAGGATCCAGCCGCTCCAGCAACCCCGTCGTTACGGCTACCACCGCATGGGCCGGGCTGCGGCCGGTGGCAAAGGCGTTGGGTACCGGGGTACGTACGATGGCCACCCGCGGCTTGGGAACATCCGCCAGGATGGCCAGCCTTTCCACCAAGGCGTGGAGCTCGGGGGCCTCTGCAGGGCCGACTTCTCTGGCGCCCATGGACCACAAGACCATCCGGTCGGAGAAATAATACTGGGCTAAGAGCATGCCACCGATAACGACAGCCATGCCCGTGTAGCCAACCCCTGCCTGCCACAGGACCAGAGCGAAAAAAAGGTACAGGGCCGCCAGGAGAAACATGGTTAAGAACATACGGGCCTGGAGGCCCTTATCGGTTTTTATCTGCCGACGCAAGAACCCTCCCCCTTCGTCTGCAAACTTTCCTGGGCTTGCTCGCTTTTCCTCGCCCTGTGCTAGCTTTTTCGAAGTCCTTTACCTCCATGATAAGTGGCTGCCTTCCAGGCTGTCAAGGCAATCTCCAAAGTTGCCGGGGATTGACCTCCGGTCCTATTCTACGCCCGCCATGGTAAAAACATACATGTTGCAGCTGTCGCGGGTACGGCGGAATATAAATTTGTAGGGCAATAAGTAGGGGAGGAGGCACAGAGAATGCTAAAGCCGCGACCGCTAGAGCCTGGGGATTCCATCGGCATAGTAGCGCCGGCCGGACCTTTATGGGATGAAGCCTACCTGCTGCGGGGGATAGAACGGCTGCAATCTTGGGGGTTTAGGGTAGTGTTAAACCGGCCCCTCCAAGCGGGCGAGGGGTACTTGGCCGGAAGCGATGAGGAGCGCCTGGCCGAACTGGAAGCCATGTTCGCTTCACCGGAGATAAAGGCTCTAATCTGCCTGCGGGGAGGTTACGGCAGCCTGCGCCTTTTGCCCCACCTCCATTACGCTCTTATACGGTCCCATCCTAAAATCTTCGTCGGTTACAGCGATATTACTGCGCTGCACCTGGCCATAGTACAGGAGGCAGGGCTGGTTGTCTTCCACGGGCCCATGATTTACCCGGAATTGGGCGGCCACTTAACATCCTATACCAAAACTTCTTTATTAAGCATGCTAACAGGTTCCCCCGGTTCTTTCACGGTACGCCCCCTCCCGGGAAAGGCCCTCGCCGTCAGCCCCGGCCGGGCCAGGGGACGCCTTATCGGCGGCAACCTCTCCCTGCTGGTATCTACCCTAGGCACTCCCTTTGAGATAGATACCCGGGGAGCCATCCTCTTTTGGGAAGAAGTGGATGAGCCTGCCTACCGCGTGGACCGCATGCTAACCCAGCTCCGCCTGGCCGGGAAGCTCTCGGCCGCCGCCGGTATAGCAGTGGGGGAATGCATAGGATGCGGGGACCTGGAGGAACTCCTGAGGGATCGCCTTGCTCCCCTGGGGATTCCCTGCCTTTACGGCCTCCCCTGCGGCCACGGTACCGACATAGCCACCCTGCCCCTGGGTGTTTACGCCACCCTGGATGCCGACCAGGGGTACCTCCGGATAGAGGAACCCCCGTGGGCCCAGGCTTGAGAACTATTGATTTCCCGTACTATCTTTGGCAGCCTTAACAAGGGCACGAATGTTCTCTCCGGGTGTTCCCGGGGAGGTACCGCCTCCGGCCGATAGTATAATTCCTGCCTTACTACCATATTTTTTTAGACAATTCCTTGCTGCTTCCTCTACATCTTCGGGGGTGCCGCTGGTAAGTACCTCCAAAGGCGGGATGTTCCCCAGAAGGCATACCTTTTCACCCACTAACTCTCTCACCTTACCGATATCTTGCAGGTGAGTAAAGTTGAAAATATTTACGGACAAATCTTCCAGGTACTTAAAATACACTACGTTGTCCGCATCGTTATGATACATCTTGATACAGTGGGGAAAAGCAGCAAAGATCTCTTTCAGGTAAGGGTGGGCAAACTCCAAATAATCATCGTGGGAGAGGAACCCAACAATATCATCTAGAACCATAATGCCCTCAACTTCGTCTAAGACTTCTGCCTGGGCTTCTAGCCAATTCTTGGTAAGTGTAGTAGTCTTGTGTAGCAGTTTGTGGGTATTAGCTGGATCGAGCTTTAACCCCATCAGAAAATTGGTAACGCCCATCAAGTGAGAGGCGATAGTTAAGGGCCCCCTGGCCGCTACTACTTTTATACACCGGCCGAGATCCCTCACCCTGGGTTCTATATTCTTATAGACACTTAACACAAAGGGCATCAATCCGTCACTTCGGGGATCGGGAACAGGTATATCTTCTGCCTCCTCAGGAGAGTTGATTATATGATTTATCGTTGGCGTCCTGTCGGGATAAAAATTAATTTTGCAGCCAAAGCCGGACGGTTCGGTTGCCATACCGTATTCCACCCAGAAACCGGGCAGAAAGATCACTTCCGGAAATTCCCGTATAACTTTCATGTTGGCCTCCAACCATTTCTCCGGCAGCGCAAAGTAGTCTGTGGTTGATATGCCTACATAACCAGGGATCCAGGGGCTGTCTACGATAAGCCCTATAGGTACTTCGGGCAATTCTTCCATGGCGGCACACTTCTTGATAATCGACCATTGAGAAGGATTCATAACCTGTTCCTCCTTCACAATTTAGTAATGCTCACTTCATTAAGCCTACCAGGGCCAAACTAAGCTGGGGGAAGGCGATCAATAGGCCAGCAACGATCAACAAAGCAATGATATAAGGTATGCTTTCTTTAATAAAGGCTTCCACCGGAATATTACCAGAGAGCAGACTGTATACATGTTCACTCCTACAGGCGGGGTAAGGCCCCCTAACTGGATCATCACCTGGAATATTATCCCAAAATGGACCGGATCAAAACCGGCATTGACTACAATGGGTAAGAACAGGTGGGTCAACAGCAAAGTGTTGACCGTCCCTTCCATCAACATACCCGCTACCAGGAGAAAAACTATAATAACGGCCATAAGGCCATAGGGACTGTGAGCGGTCCCGAGGACCAGATTGGCCATTTTTACAGGAAGTTTTTCGTAAGCCAGGGCATACCCGAGAATAGCAGCCATGGAAACGATCAGCATTATTATCGCATTATCCTCGGCAGCGTTCCGGAGCGCCTCTATCAACTTCTCTCCGTCAAGCTCCTTGTAAATAAACTTGCCTACCAGGAACGCGTAGGCCACAGCGAAGGCGGCCGCCTCTGTTGGAGTAAAAACTCCAAATCTAATGGTTACCAGTAGGAATATGGGAAATAAGAGAGCCCATACACCTTCTTTGGTAGCTACCAGAATCTCCTTCCAGGATTTCTTTCGTCCCTTGTATTCAAGGTCATACCGCCTGCGGATCGCAATAACATGAGTCACTAGCATAGTGGCTAAGCCCATAACGATCCCCGGGATCATACCGGCAATGAGGAGCTTGCCAATAGATACCTGCCCGGCAAATCCGTACAATACCAGCCCGATACTGGGCGGAATCAAGGCTGTGGTCAAGGTGCTGCTGGCAATCACTACGCCGGAAAATCCGTCGTTATACCCTCTCTTTCGCATTTCAGGCAGCAGGAGGCGGGTTTCCAGGGCGGCATCGGCATTGGATGATCCCGTCACACCCCCTATCAACATAGCCAAAACTGTTGCCACTTGCGCCACAGCTCCTGGAAGGTGCCCAACAAGGGCATCGGCGAGCTTTATCAGCCGTGAGGTGATGCCCGAGGCGTTCATTATGTGGGCAGCCAGGATGAAGAAGGGCACGGCAAGAAGTGGAAAGGATTGGGTGCCCGTTACCAGCCGCTGTACTACAACCGGAAGGGGTATGCTGGTCTGAACCAAGAAGTACATAAGTCCCGAGATTCCAAGGGTAAAGGCTATGGGTACGTTGAGCTAAAAGTAATACAATAAAGGTCAGAGCTACGAGGAGCACTATTTCTCACCTCCGAGGGCTGCTCTTATTTCAGGGCGACCTTAACCATCCCTTCTCCACAGTTTCGTGGGCAAGGGAGTAGCAGACGGGGTTAGCGCTCTCCTCTTAGCTGATGGAATTTAGCCAGCAACTTGGCCACTACGGTAACAGACATTAAGATTGCCCCTACCGCCACAGAAGACGTAACCCACGAATAGCTGATGGGTAGATCCTCGATAATCCTGCCGGTATGAGCGGTAGCTAAAGATACGGCGACATAGGCCACGAGGATAAGAAAGGCAAGGACAATTAACAGGACCGCCACAGACAATCCGTGCTGTATTTTTTCCGGCAGGCGCCTGGTGAGCAAGTCCACTCCCAGGTGGGCTTCCTTTCTTAGAGCCCGGTCAGCCGAAATATAGATGACCCAGACAAAGATCACACTTGCTATAGTGCTCGACCAGTTAATGGGGTATCCCAAATAGCGCAAGAGAGACGAGAAAAACACCAAAATCGTCAGGAAACCCAATAATACCATGGATACAATTGCCTCAATCTTGTCTAAAGTGCGCATTAACCGTTCCATGACGGTCCTCCTTCTCTTCGAGATTGCGGGGTGGCACGCTGGAACAATCAACGTGCCACCCCAACACCGGCAGCCCTCATTTACCCAATACTTTATTGACCTCCTGGCGCAGTTCTTCATAGTTCAATTTGGTATAGACTGCCTCGGTCCTTTCCTTGAAGGGTGCCAGGTCCACATCATTGATTACGGCGCCTTCTGCTATCATCTTGTCTTCCAGTTCCTTAAGGTTGGCCAGGAGCTTATTAGTGGTGAAATCCCCTGCCCTAATGGATTCCTCTATTAAGATCTGCTGGTACTCCTCTTTGCGGCACCCAGACTCCCAACCGCCCGGCGTCCGAATTGACTCCGACATCTCCTCCTAGCACGGCTTGCTCCAGTAAGTCCTCATCGGCGCCTAGTACACCTCCAGGGTAGAGTTCAACCGACACTTTCCCATTAGTTCTGGCCTCTACACCCTTTTTGAATTCCTCATACCCCTGATATACAGGATCGTCTTGGGTAATCACCATACTGATGCGGAGCTTGTACGTCTGGTCTTGCGTCTGGTCGGCCTGCTGTTGTTTTTCGCCTGCCTGCTGGCCGCACCCGCCGATAAGAAGCATTATCAGTATAAGCAAAGGAATGATCAATTGTCTCTTCATTAGTGACATTTCGCGTAGTACCTCCTTTTTACAATCTTTTATTAGTTGCAACCTCCTCACACTTTACTTTCCACATCCATAACCCCAGATCGCCTATACGCCTATCACCCCCATTCTAAGCCCGGGCTACCGCAGGGCTTCCTTTACTCACCGTAGAAATCCAGCCTGCCCTCAAACAGGGCCTGTAAGGCTACTGCGCAACCGCCATAAAAGCCGGTATCCTCTTGCATGGCCGAGAGCTCTATCCGGACCTCTTGCACCAATTCCGGGAAGGCATGCCGCTTTACGCTCTCGGTCAAGGGGTCCATCAGCAGCGACCCCGCCGCCGCCAGAATCCCTCCTACAAATACCGCTTCTAGATCGCAGAGATTAATGATGGTAGCTATGGCCCTTCCGATATGCCATCCCGCCTGCCTGATCAACCTGGCAGCATAGCCCTCCGGGTAAGAAGACCAGGTTAGCAGATCATCAATGGATATTTCTCCCTTTTCTCGCCAGACGCTTCTAAGGGGTTCTTCTTCTCCGCACAGATAAATCTCACTGTTCGCCCGGCGTACCAGGGCCAGGGCG includes the following:
- a CDS encoding GerAB/ArcD/ProY family transporter: MREEGRISNWQFFMLVMGFLIGSSPLIIPTGPAKQDAWISHLLAGALGVGAAYLYSSLGGRFPEETPIQYAPRLLGRFLGTLLNLLFLWYALHLAALLLLDFSELYVVAIMVSTPLPVFVGIMAGLGAWAVRAGLEALGRLAELVTPFLIISIILLGLLTLITPGLPRWENLRPIMAEGPLPPLRGVLPSFAFPFGETVFFLMVFPFLISPGKGHRPFVLAVILINLLLATVLVRNIIVLGPAEAARNSFPSLTAIQLINVGDILQRVDPLGIFIWTFGVFLKFSTVFYVFTLGTAQLCNLQDYRPLVLPTALLLTFLAPTIHENLPQLIRFASRTWPFYFFPAYFLYPVALMAAAKIRRIKG
- a CDS encoding DNA-3-methyladenine glycosylase codes for the protein MLPWRQEPLPYGFFARDTKIVAQELLGTYMAHFSPEGLTVGRVVETEAYLGRDDPACHSARGPTERNAVMFGPAGFLYVYLIYGMYYCVNVTTDRAEVPAAVLLRALEPVAGVELMRRRRSTSHDRQLCSGPGRLARAMGIDRNLNGESVVEGAVRFYPPLPGEARPDIVTAPRIGIREAADWPLRFYFKDNPYVSRR
- a CDS encoding DMT family transporter, with protein sequence MVRVGKELVAALGLLSVAAVWGATFYFVREALQDILPFHFLFYRFMAAWISLLPWARKARLFRNRRALLHGCAAGLFLFGGYAFQTVGLQYTSASKAAFITGLSVVMVPLMEAAIKRKAPPIRIVVATTLAAAGLGLLSLEGSLALSYGDWLVFLCALCFAGHVVFIDRVTRLHGSTELALIQLVTVSLLSASFLPWEPSRVVWSARVVEALVVTAVLATSAAYLIQVRAQRYLSASATAVILATEPVFGAVIACLFGGEILGPRQILGCALILVGMVGVQERRPRPREFTGGTHRDYP
- a CDS encoding basic amino acid ABC transporter substrate-binding protein; translation: MKTSFRTLLFLAVALLLAVTAAGCGGSTSGQSEQQPSSAGEGASKPKYVVATEASFAPFEFRDQNSGEFVGFDIELLKAVAEVQGFEVEFKDMGFDGIITAVTTGNVDMAISAISIDDDRRQQVDFSLPYYQSGLCVAVRSDNDTIKGFADLKGKRIAAQIGTTGAKYAKNNIEGAQVTEYNTVNDAFMELINGGVDAFVNDYPVSVYFIQQGNNKEKVKIVGDLANSELYGIAIPKGNTELLEKINEGLRKLKESGKFDEIYQRWFGEAPPEFLPGEPPK
- a CDS encoding amino acid ABC transporter permease, whose protein sequence is MNLILNSFPYLLGGALETIKLAFLAVLVGCILGLIVGLGRLSRQKIIRSLATCYVDFLRGTPLLVQVFIVYFGFPQILEQLGSPVTRIPPFWAALIAFSLNSGAYVAEIFRAGIQSIHRGQMEAARSLGMTHGQAMRYVILPQAFRRVIPPLGNEFIALLKDTSLLSVIGITELTRRGQIIIASTFRPFEIWFTVALIYLVLTFSISRLVDFLERRLDVTDDKG
- a CDS encoding amino acid ABC transporter ATP-binding protein produces the protein MIRVRGLRKRFGRLEVLRGIDCDVAPGEVVVIIGPSGSGKSTFLRCLNMLEEPTEGSIIIDGTELTSPSTNLNLVRQKVGMVFQSFNLFPHKNVLENIALAPIVVKRLDRERAEELAYELLRKVGLEDKARAYPDQLSGGQQQRVAIARALAMQPAVMLFDEPTSALDPEMVGEVLEVMRDLARDGMTMMVVTHEMGFAREVGHRVMFMDEGRIVEEGPPDKVFNRPENPRTQAFLSKIL
- the pspAA gene encoding PspA-associated protein PspAA, with amino-acid sequence MIIRILTEGQYRLKNEALSELDKLDDELLEAIANNDEEGFNRRFCEVLTLIRDRGTKVEDTELVESDLVLPAPDTTLEEARELFAAYPRKLGDF
- a CDS encoding PspA/IM30 family protein, giving the protein MGILSRMSTIFKAKLNKILDAAEDPHETLEYSYQRQLELLQKVKRNLADVVASKKRLELQVVRLKENMGRLEGQAKEALQLGREDLATAALERKQVLAAQLEGLEEQIKGLEQEQEKLATVEARLRAKVEAFRTKKEVIKAQYSAAQAQVKISEAATGLSEELADVSLAIQRAEEKTEKMRARAQAIDELVARGVLDDALESADPLEAELRRVSAASKVREELARLKKEVRKE
- the pspAB gene encoding PspA-associated protein PspAB, with product MGLWDVLLGRSRVPSARTEPLFTLSTARLTLEAMSGWIPAGRAGLVLRPAEDSAFAAAAQEARDLVGLASQELGSRVQVEGDEYGYTWFVFHDRDWEDLVALTHMAGQTLVEQGYGDRLLAAVFRLEQRETTTPVLYLIFNYKRGSFYPFIPVDHKGKERDTAGEMRLFALLEKELPLEKDLSRWYPLWNNPV